Genomic segment of Sphingopyxis lindanitolerans:
TTCGCCAGATTCGCGGGCAGCAACCCCACCACCATGGCGCGGGCATTCTGCCAGAAGGCCGAGAGCAGCAGCAGCGCCGATCCGATCACGAACGCGGTCAGCGCGACATTGAGTTCGACCGCGCCGAAGGTGCGGAAAAGCTGCGTCATCGCGAACAGCACATAGGCGAGCGCCGAGACGAGCAGCGCGCGGCGGTCGATCGCCAGCGCGATCAGCCCGAACAGGATATAGATGCCGACGACCATCACCGCGGCGCCGCTGCCGATATCGTCGCCGCGCGTCACGCCGAGCAGGTGAAAGATCGGGTGGGCGATCATCGGCGCCGCGAGCAGGTGGAGCCAGAAGGCGACGTCGCTGCGCCGCGTCTGGCGCACCCGGTCGCTGCGGTCCCACCACATGGCGAGCGTGAAGACGCCGAGCCCGGCGATCAGCACCAGCGTCATGACGAGGTCGGGCGATGTCGACACGCCGAATATGGACAGGACCAGCGCGACCGCAGTCGCGGCGATGGCGGCGGTTCCGGCGGCGACGGTGATCGGCACCATGAACCGTTGCCAGTGCAGCCAGGTCGCGCCGGCGGTAATCAACGCCATCGCGCTGACGACGATCGCCATCGTCGATTCAGCCGGCTGATGGCCGAAAATCGCCTCGCCATGCTTGACGAGGAACCCGATCATCGAACCGAGCACGCCGCCCGCAAAGGCAAGGACAAGCACGATGCTGGGCAACGCCATACGGCGCAGCCTCGTGAAATATTCGGCGAGGCCCCACGCCGATGCGGCGACGAAGACCCCGGCGAGGGCGGGGTGGATCGATTCGCCGATCCAGCCGACCGCGACGAGCAGGATCACCGCGGCGATGCTGACGAAGATGTCGTTGAAGCCGGTGATCAGGCGGAAGGATTCCTCGTCCGCTCCGGGGGCGGCGCGCACCGACGCGACGTGCGACCGAAAGGCCTGCGCGGCCTCCGGCGTCATCACTTTCGCATCGACCGCGGCTTGCAGGTCGCTTTCACTATACATCGGGGTCGTCCTTCTTAGACCGATCCCCTTGCCCCGCCTGGAATATGGCATAGGCGTATTGGTGTGTCAATACAGTGCGGCGCCAATCGCAGTCCCATCATCCCGGCCTTTGCCGGGATGACGGATAAATCTCAGCCGAGCGCCTGCAACGCCTTCATCACCGCCATCGACTGCTCCGCGCCCGACTGCGGGACGGTCTCGCCCTTGCGGTCGATGATCTTGTCCCAGGCGGCGGCGACGCCTTCGGGGGTGCGCTCGCCCTCGGGCAGCGCGATGCCGGGGGTCATGGTGACATAGGCGGCGTGGAACGCGCCGGCGCCGGCGCCGACGATCATGTTGGTCGGGGCATCCTCGCTGACCAGATAGAGCGCAGCGGGGACGACATTTTCCGGCGTGAATTTCTCGAACAATTCGGGCGGGAAAATATCCTCGGTCATCCGCGTGCCCGCGACCGGCGCGATCGTGTTGCAGCGGATATTATATTTCGCGCCTTCGAGGTGGAGCGTCTTGGTCAACCCCGCGAGGCCCAGCTTCGCCGCGCCATAATTGGCCTGGCCGAAATTGCCATAAAGGCCGGTCGACGACGCGGTCATCAGGATGCGGCCATAGGCCTGCTCGCGCATGATGTCCCACACCGCCTTGGTGACGTTCGCACTGCCGAGCAGGTGGACCTGGACGACAAGGTCGAAATCGGCGGGCTCCATCTTCGCGAAGCTCTTGTCGCGCAGGATGCCGGCGTTGTTGATCAGGATGTCGACGCTGCCCCAGTCGGCCTTCGCCTTGGCGACCATTTCGACCATATGGTCATATTCGGTGACGCTGCCGCCATTCGACATGGCGGTGCCGCCCGCCGCCTTGATTTCCTCGACGACGGCCAGTGCGGCGTCCGAATGACCGGTGCCGTCGCGCGATCCGCCGAGGTCGTTGACCACGACCCTGGCGCCGCGCCGCGCGAGTTCGAGGGCATAGGCCCGGCCGAGCCCGCCGCCCGCGCCGGTCACGATGGCAACACGCCCGTCAAACTTGATCGTCATGATGATCTCCCGAAGGGGGCAGCCGAACGGTTGCCCGAAAAAACTGGCCAAGAAAGCTGGCCAAAAAAACTTGCCCGTCCTTAACCGTTCGCAGCGGGCAGGCAATAGGGCGATTGGGGGCGCGTGAAAACGCATGATGAAACAAAAATGTCATCGAAATGACGTGCAACTGTCATCTGCCGGTCATAACAGCCCAGCGATTGTCACCTTATGCTATGGAGCAATTCGCCGATGCGCCACGCCCTGACCGCCGCCCTGCTGGCGACGACGCTTTTCACCCTGCCGACTGCTGCCCACGCCCAGGCCATGACCGCCGAGGAAGCCGCGGACCTGCGCGCGCAGATCGCGGCGCTGAAGGGGCAGGTGCAGATGCTCGAGACCCGGCTCGACGCCGCGATGGGGCAACCGGCGCCGCCGCCGGTCGCGGCGCCCGCCTCCCCCGCGCCCGCCGCCCCGGCGGCGGCGGCGAAGCCCGCGACTGAAATCGTCTGGAAGGGCGCCCCCGAACTCAAGACCGCCGACGGCTGGAGCTTCAAGCCGCGCGGCCGGATGCAGGTCGATGTCGCGAGCATCGACGCGCCCGCGGGCGTGACCAACACGCGCGGCGGTGTCGCGACCGAATTTCGCCGCATCTATCTGGGCGTCGACGGCAAGATTCCGGGCGGGTTCGCCTATCGGGCCGAGGCCGACTTCGCGAACAGCGGGGTCGAGCTGGCCGATGTCTATCTCACCTATGGTCCGGGGCCTTTCTCGGTCACCGCGGGCCAGATCAAGCCCTTCTGGTCGCTCGACGAGTTGACGAGCGACCTGTTCAACAGCTTTACCGAGCGCGCGGCCTTTACCCAGGCGTTCAATTTCAAGCGCCGCGTCGGCCTGTCGGGGCAATATAAGGGCAAGGCGTTCCTGCTTCAGGGCGGGATATTCGGCGACAATGCCAATGACCTGCTGAGCGATACGAACAACAGTTTCAGTCTCGACGGGCGCGCGGTGTGGATGCCCCGCCTGGGCGATACGCAATTGCATCTCGCCGGATCGGCGCATTGGCGCCAGCTCAACGACGGGCCGAGCGGGGTGCGCTACGCGCCGCGACCGTTCGTTCACACGACCGACGCCCGCCTCGTCGATACCGGCGTCTTTGCCGTGTCGAGCGAACGCGGGCTGGGGCTGGAGGGCGCGGTGCTGCGCGGGCCGTTCCACGTTGCGAGCGAAGCCTATTGGCAAAAGGCGAGCCGCCCCGGTTTCGCCAACCCGACCTTCTTTGGCGGCTATGCCGAGGTC
This window contains:
- a CDS encoding SDR family oxidoreductase, coding for MTIKFDGRVAIVTGAGGGLGRAYALELARRGARVVVNDLGGSRDGTGHSDAALAVVEEIKAAGGTAMSNGGSVTEYDHMVEMVAKAKADWGSVDILINNAGILRDKSFAKMEPADFDLVVQVHLLGSANVTKAVWDIMREQAYGRILMTASSTGLYGNFGQANYGAAKLGLAGLTKTLHLEGAKYNIRCNTIAPVAGTRMTEDIFPPELFEKFTPENVVPAALYLVSEDAPTNMIVGAGAGAFHAAYVTMTPGIALPEGERTPEGVAAAWDKIIDRKGETVPQSGAEQSMAVMKALQALG
- a CDS encoding OprO/OprP family phosphate-selective porin, whose amino-acid sequence is MRHALTAALLATTLFTLPTAAHAQAMTAEEAADLRAQIAALKGQVQMLETRLDAAMGQPAPPPVAAPASPAPAAPAAAAKPATEIVWKGAPELKTADGWSFKPRGRMQVDVASIDAPAGVTNTRGGVATEFRRIYLGVDGKIPGGFAYRAEADFANSGVELADVYLTYGPGPFSVTAGQIKPFWSLDELTSDLFNSFTERAAFTQAFNFKRRVGLSGQYKGKAFLLQGGIFGDNANDLLSDTNNSFSLDGRAVWMPRLGDTQLHLAGSAHWRQLNDGPSGVRYAPRPFVHTTDARLVDTGVFAVSSERGLGLEGAVLRGPFHVASEAYWQKASRPGFANPTFFGGYAEVGYVLTRGDSRGYKDGAFDRLSPKRPITEGGPGAIEINARYDHLDLNDAGIVGGRQRTLGVSLVWAPISYVRLTANYGHLMVDDAALGTVTGDRDYSADAFGLRTQFDF